ATGTCGGCGCGAGCGCCCGTGGTCGCGAGGCCAATCCAGCGCCCGAGGAAGCGGAGTCGCTGGCTCTGCCCGTCTCCGAGCGGGAGGTCCGCCCCGCCCTGCGCCAGAACGCCGGGGCCGTACAACGCGTGGTTGAGCACCGGAATGGCGACGCCGGCCCCCAGGGCAGCCCGCGCGGGCTCGCCCTCTGCGTAGGCCGCCCGCGTGGGGCCGAGCCCCAGCGCCGCGATTGCCCAGAGTGTTCCGATTCGGCGAAGAGCGGTCACTGCACCCCTGTGGGAGCCAGGCCCGCGCGCGAGGGTTCGAGAAATCGCCCGAGAATTCGCCAGACCACGCGCCGGCCCTTGACCGGTAGCAAGTGAGCACTTACTTATCTGCGAATGGCAGTCTCGCGTCGTAGCTCGGAGGTCCGTCAGGTCGAGCTGACCGACGCGGCACTGCAGATCATCGCGACGCAGGGCATCACCGCGCTGAGCACGCGCACGCTCGCCGAGCATGTCGGTCTCAGCAGCGGAGCCCTGTTCCGCCACTTCCCGTCGCTGGACGCGCTGCTCGAGGCCGTCGTCGCCCGGGTCGAGTCGGTTCTCGACGCAACCTACCCGCCGGGTGAGCTCCCTGCGCGCGATCGGCTGGACCGCTTCGTGGAGGCGCGCAGTGCGGCAGTCGGCCAACGCGTCGGCATGCTGCGGCTCATGCTCTCGGAGCAGTTCCTCCTCGCGCTGCCGAAGAGCAGCTCGGCGCGTCTCGAGTCCTGCGTGGACAAGACCCGGTCGTTCGTGCATTGCGCGGTCCGCGAGGGACAGGCAACGGGCGAGATCCGCGCCGATATCGACGCGTCTGCGCTCGCCGCCGTTGTCATGGGGACCACCCAGATGCTCGCGCTCTCGACTACGAACCCCCGACACGGCGGGGAGGCTCAGACGGTTCGAGACGGCCTCTCCGCGCTGCTCCGGCCCGTGGCAACCCGCATCTCGAAAAAACACAAGAAAGTCCCGACGAAACAAGCTCTACCGCGGCGCCGGCGCCGCACAAAGGAGACCCAGCCATGAAAACCGGGCGCTACAACGTGGGAGTGGGGCTGCTGGTGATGGCAGGCTTCATGTTCTACGGCTTCGTGCTCATCTACCTGCGCGACTTCGCGCCGGACAAGGCGGCGTGGGTCGAGAGTTACTCCGTCGGTAAGCACTTCGAGGCTCGGCTCGCACACGTGCATGGCAACCTGTTCGCGCTGCTCAACCTGGCACTCGGCTTCGTACTGGTTCGGCTCGGCTCGGCCACGGATCGGGCGCGCAGCATCGCCGCCGGGCTCGGGCTGACGGGTCTGCTGATGCCGGTCGGCATCCTCGGCGAGGTGTACCTGGGGCTCTCGCCGATCTTCGTGCTCATCGGAGCCGTTGCGATGACGGCCTCCGTGGTTCTGAGTGGAGTGCTCGCACTTCGCCATTGGGGAGAGGGACGGGTGACAGCATGAGTGCAACGCTCCAGAGCGAAAGCGCACCCTCGCGGCCGAGCTCGTCGAACGCATGGCGATGGATCGCCGGTGGACTGGCGCTGGCCTTCGGGCTCGCGACCCTCGCCGAAGGCGGAGGCGTGCTCTTCGGCGGCCCGGCGGCGAGAGCGGAGGCAGGCAACGTCGTGCCCTTCGTGCTCGTCTTCAACTTCGCCGCAGGTTTCATCTACGTCGTCGCGGGTGCCGCGACCCTGGCGCGC
The genomic region above belongs to Myxococcales bacterium and contains:
- a CDS encoding TetR/AcrR family transcriptional regulator; translation: MAVSRRSSEVRQVELTDAALQIIATQGITALSTRTLAEHVGLSSGALFRHFPSLDALLEAVVARVESVLDATYPPGELPARDRLDRFVEARSAAVGQRVGMLRLMLSEQFLLALPKSSSARLESCVDKTRSFVHCAVREGQATGEIRADIDASALAAVVMGTTQMLALSTTNPRHGGEAQTVRDGLSALLRPVATRISKKHKKVPTKQALPRRRRRTKETQP